The DNA region GCCACGACATCGACTGCAGGATCGACGGCATCGGGCCGATGCAGCTCAAGTCGGACTACGTCAAGAAGAGCTGATCCTCGTGCACATCGAGCAGGTCAAGAAGTACGTCGCGTCCTCGTTGCTCTGCGCCGTCGTGCTCCTGCACTCCCTGGCGATGGCCGCGCTCGGCGCGACCGGTGCCGACAAGGGCGGCGCGCGCGAGGGTCTCTTCGTGATCTCGTTGCTTCTCGGCGTGATGGCCGTCGCCGGCGTACGCCTGATCAACAGGCTCTCGCTGGCCACGCCCTGGTTTCTGCTGACGCCCGTGATCCCGCTGCTCGTCTACTACTTCGTGCTCTGGAGGTAGCCCGACCCGGCGGCCACGCCACGTCCTAGTCGACCGTGTCCCCGGAGGCTGCGCGGAGCTGGCTGAGCAGCGCGGTCACGCCGGGTACGTCCTCGATCCCGGGCTTCTCGAAGACCTCGGTGTTGAGGGAGACCGTGGCCGCCTCGACCACCTCGCGTCCCGCGTCGGTGATGGCGGCGAGGACCACACGGCCGTCGGCGTCGGAGCGGCTGCGGCGTACGAAGCCCTGCTTCTCCAGCCGGGCGACCGCGCTGGTCACCGAGGCCGGGTGGACCTGGAGCCGGGAGCCCAGCTTGGCCATCGGGAGCTGGCCCTCCTGGGTGAAGGAGAGGAGGCGGAGCACCTCGTAGCGGGCGAAGGAGAGGTCGTGGGGGCGCAGCGCGGCATCGACGCGCTCCATGACGAGCTGGTGTACGCGCACGAGCGAGGTCACCAGCGCCATCCCGTCGGCAGCGTCGGCCCAGCCGTGCGCGATCCACTGCCGTTTCGCCTCGCGGATCGGATCCATGCGGGTCAGCATCACACAGATTGTCCCGACGACATGGTCAAGACGGCGAGCCGAAGGTGCCCATCAGGTTGAGGATCACGGCCACGCCGATGACCGTCGCGATCACCGAGAGGGTCACGACGAGGCCCACGGCGACGGAGAAGCCCGCCCCCTCGTGCCGCGCGCCGCGCTGCTGCAGCGCGTAGAGCCGGGCGACGCTGGTGATCAGCGTGCGGCCCTCCTCGGCGTCGAAGCGGAACTGGTCCAGGTCGGGGACCGCCGCGGGGTCGTGCACGGTCCACACGCCCTGATCGGTCTGGTCGTCGTCGGCCTCGATGCGGCGTACGCCGGTCTTCTGGGTGTGCGGCACGTCGCCGAACCAGACGAGGCTGCGGGTGTCCTCGATGATCGCGTAGGAGCTCCGGGTCGGCATCGACACGTGGTAGGTGAAGACCCAGTTCAGCTTGGCGGCCAGCAACGTGGGGTGCCAGCGCTCGTCGGCCAGGTCGAGCTCGACGTCGAACCCGCGCGCCGTCTCGGTCGCCTTGTAGGGCGTGCCGTCGCACACGCGCGCGACATGGTCGAAGAAAGGCCTCGCATGAGGGGACACGACTCAAGAGGTTATCGGTTCCGGGGACTCCGTGGGCTCACTCCGTGGCGTTGGGCGGCACGTCGATCTTGAAGTGGACACGGCCACCGTCGACGTCGTCGACGGTGATGATCGCGTCGTACTTCTCGCCCTCGGAGGTGAGGACGCAGGTCATCTCGGTGCCGACCTTGCCCTCGAGGTCGCCGGGGCAGTCGAGGCCCTCGGGGGTCACGCCGATGGCGTTGGTGAGCTGCTCGGTCGCGATCCGCTCGACCGTCTTCTCCTGCACGTAGTCCTTGCCCGAACCGCAGGCCGTCAGGGCGAGCGACAGCGCCAGCAGAGCCGCGCCGGTCATGGCGCCCGAGAAGGCGCGGGTGCGTGTCATGGGCTCAGCCTAGGGGTAGGCAAAGACCGGACAGACGTACGCCGCACCACCTCGGGCGCCGCAGGGCCGTCAGCCCACCGGCGTGAAGTCGCGCGCCCCGATGAACGAGGGCCGCGGCCTCGGGGCCGAGAACGGCTCGACCGCCGTGTTCTCCACGCTGTTGAACACCAGGAAGACGTTCGAGCGCGGGTACGGCGTGATGTTGCCGTTGGAGCCGTGCATGCAGTTGCAGTCGAACATGACCGCGCTGCCGGCAGCACCGGCCAGCACGTCGATCCCGTAGACGTTCGCCATCTTCGTGATCGTCTCCTGGTCCGGGGTGCCCGCGCCCTGCATCACCAGCGAGGACTTGTAGTTGTCCTCGGGAGTGGCGCCGCCGCACGAGACGTACGTCCGGTGCGTCCCGGGCATGATCATCAGCGGCCCGTTGAAGGAGTGGTTGTCGGTCAGCGAGATGGAGATGCTGACCGTCCGCATCCGGGGCAGGCCGTCCTCGGCGTGCCAGGTCTCGAAGTCGGAGTGCCAGTAGAAGTCGCCGCCGCCGAAGCCGGGCTTGAGGTTGATCCGGCTCTGGTGGATGTAGACGTCCGAGCCGAGGATCTGCCGGGCGCGGCCGACCACGCGTGGGTCGGCCGCCAGCCGGGCGACGACGTCGCTGGTGCGGTGCACCTCGAAGATCGAGCGCACCTCCTGGGAGGAGGACTCGATGATCGTGCGTTCGTCGGCCCGGGTCTCCGGGTCGTTGCTGAGCCGACGCAGCTCGGCGCGGAGCTCCTCGACCTCCTCGGGGGTGATGAGGTCGGGCACGGTCAGGTAGCCGCGCTCGTCGTAGGAGTCGAGCGTCTGCTGGTCGATCGGCCCGTCGGCGGCCGTACCCCAGACGACCTGGTCCTGCCGGGGGAGCACGGAGAAGCCGTCCTCGAGGCGGGTGGGGTACACGTCCTCGGCGTGTTCGGTGGTAGCGGTCATGCAGTTACCTCCTTGGTCTCGGTGAGGAGCGGGTAGACGCCGTCGGCGTCGTGCACCTCACGACCGGTGACAGGCGGGTTGAAGGTGCAGATCAGACGCAGGTCCGTCGTGGCGGTGACGGTGTGCTTGTCGTGCTTGTCGAGCAGGTAGCACATCCCGTCGCGGATCTCGTACGTCTCTCCCGTCTCGCGGTCGAGGAGCTCGCCCTCACCGCCGACGCAGTAGACGCACTCGATGTGGTTGGCGTACCAGAACTCATTCGTCGTCCCGGCCGGGATGTTGGTCTCGTGGAAGGAGAAGCCGACGCCCTCGCGGGCCAGCACGATCCGGCGGCTGCGCCAGGCCCCGTGCTCGGACTCGACGCGTACGTCTCGGTCGGTGTCGTCGAGGTCTTCCAGATAGGTGACGCGCATGTTCTCTCCGTTTCGGGTCTCGGGGCGGTCAGGCCGGGGTGCCGTCGCCGAGGACGGACGCGGTGGCCTCGTCGAGGACGTCCAGACCGCGCGCGAGCTCCTCGGAGGTGATGGTCAGCGGCGGCATCGTCTTGAGCACCTCGTCCTCGGGACCGGAGGTCTCGACCAGCAGGCCGTGCTCGTACGCCGCGGCCGCGATCTTCCCGGCCGAGCTGGCGTCCGGGAAGGCGATGCCGGTCAGGAGACCGCGACCGCGGACGGCCGCACCCTCGTACCGATCGGCGATCTTCGTCAGCCCCGTGCGCAGCTCGGCGGCCTTCGCCTGGACGTCCTTCTGGAAGGACTGGTCGGCCCAGTAGGTCTCCAGCGCCACCCGGGCGGTGACGAAGGCGAGGTTGTGGCCGCGGAAGGTGCCGTTGTGCTCGCCGGGCTCGAACTGGTCCAGATCGGGCCGGATCAGGGTCAGCGCCATCGGCAGGCCGAAGCCGGAGATCGACTTCGACAGGCAGACGATGTCGGGGGTGAATCCGGCCTCCTCGAAGCTGAAGAAGGTGCCGGTCCGGCCGCAGCCGGCCTGCACGTCGTCGAGGATCAGGATGATGTCGTGCTCGCGGCACAGGTCCGAGAGCGCCTTGAGCCACTCCAGCCGGGCGGCGCTGAGGCCGCCCTCGCCCTGGACGGACTCCACGATGATCGCGGCCGGCTTGTCGACGCCGGAGCCGCTGTCCTGGAGCACCCGCTCCAGCCACATGAAGTCGTCGACGGCACCGTTGAAGTAGTCGTCGTACGGGATCTTCGAGCTGTTGGTCAGCGGGATGCCCGCGCCCCTGCGCTTCATCGAGTTGCCGGTCACCGACAGCGAGCCGAGGGTCATCCCGTGGAACGCGTTGGTGAAGGACAGCACGTGCTGGCGTCCCGTCGCCTTGCGGGCCAGCTTGAGAGCGGCCTCGACGGAGTTGGTCCCGGTCGGACCCGGGAACATCACCTTGTAGTCGAGGTTGCGCGGCTCGAGGATCAGGTCCGAGAAGGCCTGCAGGAAGTCCCGCTTGGCGCTGGTGTGCATGTCCAGCGAGTGCACGATGCGGCCCTCGCGAAGATAGTCGAGCAGGGGATCGAGCAGCGCGGGGTTGTTGTGCCCGTAGTTGAGCGCGCCCGCTCCGGCGAAGAAGTCCAGGAACTCCCTCCCGTCCTCGCTGGTGACGGTGGAGCCCTGGGAGTGGGTCATCACCGCCGGCCAGCTGCGGCAGTAGCTGCGGACCTGTGACTCGAGGGAGTCGAAGATCGCGGTGGCGGGTTCGGCGGTCGTCGTCATGGACATGACACCTCCGTGTGTCGTCGATCCCGAGCCGGTGTTCCGGTCGGGTCGTGCGGTCGAGAACGGGCCGATGCGGAACAGCAGCTCCGGGTCGTGCCCGTCGGGGAACATCGCGGCCTCGAAGAGCGGCGTGCGCTCGATCGGGGCGCTGCGTGCGTTCGCGAACGAGGTGAACAGCGCGATGGAGGCGCTGTTGTCCGCGGTGATGGTCGTCTCCAGGCGGCGTACGCCCTCGCCGGAGAGGCTGTCGACGAGCGTGTCGAGCATGCGGCGGGCCAGACCCTGGCCGCGGTGCCGCTCGTCGACGGCGACCTGCCAGATCATCAGGGTCTCCGGCTCGTCCGGCCGCCGGTAGCCGATGACGAATCCTCCTGGATCGTCATCGACGGTCGCGACGATCGAGGTTGCCGCGAAGTCGCGCGCCCACAGCAGGTAGGCGTACGAGGTGTTGACGTCGAGTACCCGAGAGTCCCGTGCCATCCGCCACAGATGCTGACCGTCCTGGAGGTCCGGTGAGCGGAAGTCGACTCGGGTAGCCGACTTCGGGCGGGGCACGCTGCCAGTCGAATTGCGATGTGGCATCGCCAAGCGACGCTAACAGGATGCCGGGAAGGAGGCCCGGGGCGAGTCCGCACTGCGATATGCGGGCCGACGCGTGGTGCCTCGCCCCGGCGAGGTCGGATCAGGCAGACGTACGCCGCACCAGCTCGGGCGCGAAGACGACCCGGCGAGGGATCGTGGTGCCGCCGTCGAGCTGGGCGAGGAGGAGCCGGACGGCCTCCCTCGCCATGTCTCCTATCGGGTTCTTGACCGTGGTGAGCGGGGGAGTGGTGCGCTCGGCGATGCCGAGGTCGTCGTAGCCGACGACCGCGATGTCGTCGGGTACGCGGCGGCCCGCCCGGCCGAGCACGCGGAGGGCGCCCGCGGCCATCAGGTCGGAGGCGACCATCAGGCCGTCGATGTCCGGATGGTCACGGAGCAGGATCTCGCAGGCGGCCTCGCCGCCGTCCTCGGTGAAGTCGCCCTCGACGACCGCATCGGTGGCGAGCCCGGCGGCCTCGAGGGCGGCCCGCCATCCCGCGGCCCGGTCGGTGCCGGCGCTCATGTCGATGGGACCGGTGATGGTGCCGATGCGACGACAGCCGCGCTCGATCAGGATGTTGGTGACCTGGCGGGCGCCGGCGATGTTGTCGGGGTCGGTGTA from Nocardioides luteus includes:
- a CDS encoding transcriptional regulator, whose product is MHIEQVKKYVASSLLCAVVLLHSLAMAALGATGADKGGAREGLFVISLLLGVMAVAGVRLINRLSLATPWFLLTPVIPLLVYYFVLWR
- the thpD gene encoding ectoine hydroxylase, which codes for MTATTEHAEDVYPTRLEDGFSVLPRQDQVVWGTAADGPIDQQTLDSYDERGYLTVPDLITPEEVEELRAELRRLSNDPETRADERTIIESSSQEVRSIFEVHRTSDVVARLAADPRVVGRARQILGSDVYIHQSRINLKPGFGGGDFYWHSDFETWHAEDGLPRMRTVSISISLTDNHSFNGPLMIMPGTHRTYVSCGGATPEDNYKSSLVMQGAGTPDQETITKMANVYGIDVLAGAAGSAVMFDCNCMHGSNGNITPYPRSNVFLVFNSVENTAVEPFSAPRPRPSFIGARDFTPVG
- a CDS encoding LacI family DNA-binding transcriptional regulator, giving the protein MPTLDEVARLAGVSRATASRAINGGSRVSAKAAEAVAEAVRTLGYVPNPAARSLVTRRTDTVAMVVPESDERVFADPFFARTLHVVTQVLAQRDLQVVLLIAQPGDEMQRTLRYLRGGHVDGAIVVSHHRNDALADHLAAIGLPAAFIGRPLTGAEKVFYTDPDNIAGARQVTNILIERGCRRIGTITGPIDMSAGTDRAAGWRAALEAAGLATDAVVEGDFTEDGGEAACEILLRDHPDIDGLMVASDLMAAGALRVLGRAGRRVPDDIAVVGYDDLGIAERTTPPLTTVKNPIGDMAREAVRLLLAQLDGGTTIPRRVVFAPELVRRTSA
- the ectB gene encoding diaminobutyrate--2-oxoglutarate transaminase, with product MPHRNSTGSVPRPKSATRVDFRSPDLQDGQHLWRMARDSRVLDVNTSYAYLLWARDFAATSIVATVDDDPGGFVIGYRRPDEPETLMIWQVAVDERHRGQGLARRMLDTLVDSLSGEGVRRLETTITADNSASIALFTSFANARSAPIERTPLFEAAMFPDGHDPELLFRIGPFSTARPDRNTGSGSTTHGGVMSMTTTAEPATAIFDSLESQVRSYCRSWPAVMTHSQGSTVTSEDGREFLDFFAGAGALNYGHNNPALLDPLLDYLREGRIVHSLDMHTSAKRDFLQAFSDLILEPRNLDYKVMFPGPTGTNSVEAALKLARKATGRQHVLSFTNAFHGMTLGSLSVTGNSMKRRGAGIPLTNSSKIPYDDYFNGAVDDFMWLERVLQDSGSGVDKPAAIIVESVQGEGGLSAARLEWLKALSDLCREHDIILILDDVQAGCGRTGTFFSFEEAGFTPDIVCLSKSISGFGLPMALTLIRPDLDQFEPGEHNGTFRGHNLAFVTARVALETYWADQSFQKDVQAKAAELRTGLTKIADRYEGAAVRGRGLLTGIAFPDASSAGKIAAAAYEHGLLVETSGPEDEVLKTMPPLTITSEELARGLDVLDEATASVLGDGTPA
- a CDS encoding MarR family winged helix-turn-helix transcriptional regulator, which produces MLTRMDPIREAKRQWIAHGWADAADGMALVTSLVRVHQLVMERVDAALRPHDLSFARYEVLRLLSFTQEGQLPMAKLGSRLQVHPASVTSAVARLEKQGFVRRSRSDADGRVVLAAITDAGREVVEAATVSLNTEVFEKPGIEDVPGVTALLSQLRAASGDTVD
- a CDS encoding DUF4333 domain-containing protein; translated protein: MTRTRAFSGAMTGAALLALSLALTACGSGKDYVQEKTVERIATEQLTNAIGVTPEGLDCPGDLEGKVGTEMTCVLTSEGEKYDAIITVDDVDGGRVHFKIDVPPNATE
- a CDS encoding ectoine synthase, with the translated sequence MRVTYLEDLDDTDRDVRVESEHGAWRSRRIVLAREGVGFSFHETNIPAGTTNEFWYANHIECVYCVGGEGELLDRETGETYEIRDGMCYLLDKHDKHTVTATTDLRLICTFNPPVTGREVHDADGVYPLLTETKEVTA